The Streptomyces capitiformicae genome contains the following window.
CGTCGACCTCCGCCAGCAGAATCTGCTGGGCGCGCATGATCGAGGTGATCGCGGCCATGGACGGGACGTTTCCCCAGCGCTGCTTCCAGTGCTCGTCGGCGCGAGAGATGGGATCGAAGGAGAGGCTGAGCGGCTTCGGCACGGCACCGACCTTACCGGCCGGTCACATGCCGGTCAGCCCCGTCTCGCCTTTCGGTCGGCATGCGGTGTCCTCGCGCGCGGCTCCGCGCCGGTGTCGTAGCCAAGTCGATCTGTCGCCGCATGGAACGATTAGTGATAAATCATTACTGAACGTCACCATCCAGGGAGTACAGGGGAGCGGCATGTCCCGGCTGATCCACACCCTCGCGGCACTCTCGGCACTCGGACTCGCGGTGGGCTGTTCCGCCGGGTCCCCGTCCGGGGCCGGCGAGGCCTCCGTCATCGGCGGCGCCACCGAGAAGCCGGCCGGGGAGGCCGTACGACCCGCCTCCGGGTCCCCCTTCTGGGTCGACCCGTCCAGTCCCGCCGCCCGGCAGATCGACGCCTGGGAGCGCCAGGGCCGCGAGAAGGACGCCGAGCTGCTGCGCCGGATCGCCGACCGGCCCGCCGCGCTGTGGCCCGCCGGGGACGACCCCGTACCGATGATCAAGGAGGCCACCCGGGCGGCGGGGCGGGAGAACCGTACGGCGGTCTTCGTCGCGTACAACATCCCGCACCGCGACTGCGGCCAGCACTCCGCCGGCGGCGCCCCCGACTCGGCCGCCTACCGGGACTGGATCGACGCCTTCGCGGGCGCCCTCGGCGACAGCGACGCCGTGGTCGTCCTCGAACCCGACGCGGTCGCGCACATCGTGGACGGCTGCACCCCCGGCGAGTACCACGACGAGCGCGAACAGCTGCTCGGCGAGGCCATCGACCGGCTCAAGCGGCAGCCGAACACCAAGGTGTACCTCGACGCCGGCAACCCGGCCTGGATCAACGACCCCGGCAAGCTCGTCGAGCCGCTGCGCCGCGCCGGTGTCGCCGACGCCGACGGCTTCTCCCTCAACGTCTCCAACTTCCAGACCGACGCCACGACCAAGGCGTACGGCCTGCGGCTGTCCGACGCCCTCGGCGGCAAGCACTTCGTCGTCGATACCAGCCGCAACGGCAACGGCCCTCTGAACGGCGAGCGCGGCACCGCCTGGTGCAACCCGCCCGGCCGCGCCCTCGGCACCCCGCCGACCACCGACACGGGCGAGCCGGCCCTCGACGCGTATCTGTGGATCAAGCGGCCCGGCGAGTCGGACGGGGAGTGCCGGGGCGGACCGGCGGCGGGCCAGTGGTGGCCGGACTACGCGCTGGGCCTGGCCCGCAACAGCAAGGCGTGAACGGTCACCTCACCTGAATCCACTTGGCCTTCGACGGCGTCCCCTCGGCGTCCGTCACGAACAGCATGTACCAGCCCGGTGGGACCAGGGTCCGGTCCGACGGCACGTCGACGGTGACGGAGTCGCGGGTCTTCGTCACTTCCAGGGCGATGGACCGCTGTTCGACGTCCGTGCTGTGGGTGACCGCGCTCGGGCGCATCAGACGGGCCTTGGCGACGCGTTCGGGGTGGGCGGTGGCGAAGGTGGCGCGGCCCTTGCCGTCGACCTCCTGGGGGCCGTCGCCGAGGACGGGGCGCTTCTTGCCGTACTTGTGGAGCTGCGGCGGCGTGAAGATCTCCATGCGCTGCTCGAAGTGGCCCAGCTTGGTGTTCTGCTGGTCGTCGAAGAGCGGGTCGGAGCCGAAGGTGGCGACGCGGCCGTCGGGCAGGAGCAGGGCCTCGGAGTGGTAGTTGCGGCCGACCTTGGGGGCGGCGGCGCCGCGGAAGGAGTTGGACCGCGGGTCGTAGAACTGGGCCTTGAGGATGTTGCTGGCGCTGCGGCCGCGGTAGTCCCGGGAGCCGTTGGAGGTGAAGACGGTGTCGTCGGGCATGAGCACACTGTTGAGGTAGCGGATGCCTTGTGGGAGGTCGGGCCCGTCCTTGAAGACCGGGTTCTTCGCCTTCAGGTCGATCACCGCGGTGCGTGAGGTCGCCTTCTTGGACTCGCCGACGCCTCCGCCGCCGAGGATCATCACCTTCTGGTCCTGGGCGGGCGGCAGCAGCACGGACGCCGAGGTCTCCGTCTGGTCGAGGTCCGTCAGCCCCGGCACCTTCTCGAACTTGTTGGTCTTCAGGTCCCACAGGCCGGGCTCGCGGCCGACGTTTGCGGGGCCGTAGCCCGCGTTCGAGGCGGGGTAGAAGAGCTTGCCGCCCTTGGTGAGGAAGAGGGCGGGGTACGTGGGGAAGTACCGCTTCGGGCCGGGCTTCCACTTCTTGGTGCTCGGGTCGTAGATCTCGTTGTCGCCGGGGTCGACGACCCCCACGTCGTCGAGCCCGGAGACGGCGAGGATCCGCCCGTCCGCCAGCCCGACGAGGGTCGGGTACCAGCGGGCCTTCGCCATCGGGGCGACCGGCACGTACTTCTCGGCCTTCGGGTCGAACTCGTACGCGGCCCTGATCCCCTGGAAGTCCTGCTTGTCGAGGGTGATCTTCTCGGAGAGGCCGTATGTGTTGGCGGCGGCCTTGCCCTTGAGCCCGACGATCTCGTACTGGGCCTGTCTGGGCATCACGGACTTCGGGCCCTTCTTCACGGCCTCGACGAAGACCCGGGCCTCGCTCGCGGTGACCTTGGTCTTCCAGGGCTGCATGACGCCGGCCGCGTTGTAGGTGATGTCGAAGGTGCGCTTGGCCTTGGGGACGGTGACGTCGAAGCGGCTGACGTACTCGACGCCGGAGGGTGAGCGGAACCGTGTGCCCTTCTTGAGGGTGACCGCCTTGTCGGGGTTCTCGTTCTTGACCCGCATTCCGCCGCCGGCCCGTTCGACCTCGCCGTCCAGCAGTTCGTAGCGGGCGGTGCCGCCGGCCACCAGGAGACGGCCGTCGGGGAGTTGGGCGTGTCCGGCGCAGAAGAAGTCCACGGGGGTGGGGATCCTCTTGTACGTGTTCTTCACCGGGTCCCACAGGACGGTGTCGAAGGAGCCCTTGTCGAACTTCTTCTGCTCGTTGCCCGACCCGGCGACGATCAGCACCTTGCCCGTGTGCAGCAGGGCCGCGTGGATGGCGTTGGTGCGGTACTCCTTAGGGATGTCGACCTGGGTCCAGGAACCGTACCTGGCCCGGTAGCCGGGCTGGGCGATCTTCCACTCGTAGTAGCGCTCCTGCGCGAAGCCGAGCGCGGCGGGGGCGTTGAGACCGGCCACCAGCACGACGCCGCCGATGCCGAGCACGGTCTTCTTGGTCTTCTTCGACTTCGAGGTCGTGTTCGAGTTCGAGGGCTGGGGTGCCATGGCCTAGTTGCCTCCTGTCGTGGTGCCGGAGACCGAGGGGGCGGGGGTGGGCTGGGTGGCGAGCGCGGCTTCCTTGCCGTCGGCGAGGCGGGCCGCGGCCACCGGCCGTTCCGCCCGGTACACGACGCTCGCCCGGCGTTCCCGGTGGCGGGTGCAGGCCCACACAACGACCGGCGCGAGCGATATCGCCATGGCGAGGAACGCCCAGGTGCGCATGGCCGCATGGCTGTGGTCGAGCACCCACGACGCGGTCAGCGACGACGCCAGCACCACCGTCCAGAACAGATGGATCCGGAAGGTCAGCAGCCGGTCGGGGCTCGCGTCATCGCCCTTCGGGGTGACGACGAAGCGGCAGGGCAGCCGGAGCAGCGCGGCCCCGAGGGACCTCAGGTAGATGGGCGCGGAGAGCGCCGACATCGCCATGCCCGCGAGCCCGCCCGACCCCTCCGGTTCGTGCGGCGAGACGTTGTGCCGGCGGTTCCACAGATACAGCCCCACCTGAAGGGCGGCCGCGTCGCTGTACAGCATCAGCCACACGGAGGCGCTGACCTGCGTCCCTGACGCCCCGAACCACAGGAACAGCACACAACTGACAATGCCGAGAAGCCAGTTGACGGCCGTCATCGGGTAGTAGACGAGCATCAGCGTGTACGAGAAGAGGCGGCCCCAGGGCATCGTGAACGGCGCCCTCCAGTACTGCTTGAAGAGTGTCTCGTACGTCCCGCGCGACCAGCGCGTCTGCTGGGTGAAGAAGTCCGTCCAGGAGGCCGGGCCCTCGCCGACGGCCAGCACGTCCGGGGTGTACACGGACCGCCAGTACCGGCGCGTCTTCGGGTTCCGCCGCCGGTGCAGTTCGAAGCCGGTGGCCATGTCCTCGGTGATCGAGTCGTGCAGCCCGCCGATCTGCTTGACGGCGGCGACGCGTACGACGTTGTTCGTGCCGACGAACATGGGGGCGCGGTAGCGGTTGCCCGCGCGCTGGATGAGGGCGTGGAAGAGGAACTGCTGCGATTCGGCGGCCTTGGTGACGGGGTTCGTGTAGTTCCCGTAGACCTGGGGTCCGACGACGAAGGCGACGTCCGGGTCGCGGAAGTACCCGAGCATCCGCTGCAGGAAGTTGGGGAGCGGCACGTGATCGGTGTCGACCGAGGCGAAGAACTCGTATGCGTCGCCGTGCATCGCGATCCAGGCGTTGTAGTTCCCGTGCTTCGTACGGGCCTTGTGGACGCCCTTGGGCCGGTTCCACTCGGGGATGCCGTGGCGGGTGAAGTGCCGCACGCCGAGTTCCGCGCAGAGGGCCTTGGCCTGCTCGTCGTCGCCCTCGTCGAGGAGCCAGACGTCGAGGTGGCCGCTGTGCTCGATCCGGGTGGCGCCCTCAAGAGTGGCCCGGACCATGGGAAGTGGTTCTTTACCCGGAACGTACGTGGTGAGGAAGGCGACCCGCGTCCCGGGTTCCGGGACGACGGGTACCGGATCGCGGGCGACCATCGTCGCGTGGGCGATCGACACCACATTGACGACCATGAACAGTTCGATCAGCCCGATGGCTATCAGCATCGTGACATCGAGTCCCACCAGCCACTCGTCCGCGCCCTCGCGCTCCACCCAGTGCGTGGGCCAGACGAGGTAGACGAGCAGCGCGCCCGTGAGCAGCGGCGCGAACGTCATCAGCAGGACGGCGCGTATTCGGTGCGGTTCTTTCGAGAGGAGCTTGGCGTACTGCACCCGGTACGCCGCCCCGGCCGGCTCCGTGAGCGGCCCCGCCAAGCGGCTGTGGGTGTCGTAGTCATAGCCCTCCGACCGCACAGCGCCCTCCAGTGATCGAACGAGTCGATACCTACACAAAAGGGCGATTCCGGGGACCTGTCGACCTGAAAGCGTCCGTTCGGTTGGAGGGTTGAGCGCGTAGGGGGCGGGGATGCGGGGGAGCCCCCTGGCTTTTAAGGGGCGCGGGGAACTGCGGGAGCAACCA
Protein-coding sequences here:
- a CDS encoding glycoside hydrolase family 6 protein translates to MSRLIHTLAALSALGLAVGCSAGSPSGAGEASVIGGATEKPAGEAVRPASGSPFWVDPSSPAARQIDAWERQGREKDAELLRRIADRPAALWPAGDDPVPMIKEATRAAGRENRTAVFVAYNIPHRDCGQHSAGGAPDSAAYRDWIDAFAGALGDSDAVVVLEPDAVAHIVDGCTPGEYHDEREQLLGEAIDRLKRQPNTKVYLDAGNPAWINDPGKLVEPLRRAGVADADGFSLNVSNFQTDATTKAYGLRLSDALGGKHFVVDTSRNGNGPLNGERGTAWCNPPGRALGTPPTTDTGEPALDAYLWIKRPGESDGECRGGPAAGQWWPDYALGLARNSKA
- the glxA gene encoding radical copper oxidase GlxA, which encodes MAPQPSNSNTTSKSKKTKKTVLGIGGVVLVAGLNAPAALGFAQERYYEWKIAQPGYRARYGSWTQVDIPKEYRTNAIHAALLHTGKVLIVAGSGNEQKKFDKGSFDTVLWDPVKNTYKRIPTPVDFFCAGHAQLPDGRLLVAGGTARYELLDGEVERAGGGMRVKNENPDKAVTLKKGTRFRSPSGVEYVSRFDVTVPKAKRTFDITYNAAGVMQPWKTKVTASEARVFVEAVKKGPKSVMPRQAQYEIVGLKGKAAANTYGLSEKITLDKQDFQGIRAAYEFDPKAEKYVPVAPMAKARWYPTLVGLADGRILAVSGLDDVGVVDPGDNEIYDPSTKKWKPGPKRYFPTYPALFLTKGGKLFYPASNAGYGPANVGREPGLWDLKTNKFEKVPGLTDLDQTETSASVLLPPAQDQKVMILGGGGVGESKKATSRTAVIDLKAKNPVFKDGPDLPQGIRYLNSVLMPDDTVFTSNGSRDYRGRSASNILKAQFYDPRSNSFRGAAAPKVGRNYHSEALLLPDGRVATFGSDPLFDDQQNTKLGHFEQRMEIFTPPQLHKYGKKRPVLGDGPQEVDGKGRATFATAHPERVAKARLMRPSAVTHSTDVEQRSIALEVTKTRDSVTVDVPSDRTLVPPGWYMLFVTDAEGTPSKAKWIQVR
- a CDS encoding glycosyltransferase family 2 protein; translation: MRSEGYDYDTHSRLAGPLTEPAGAAYRVQYAKLLSKEPHRIRAVLLMTFAPLLTGALLVYLVWPTHWVEREGADEWLVGLDVTMLIAIGLIELFMVVNVVSIAHATMVARDPVPVVPEPGTRVAFLTTYVPGKEPLPMVRATLEGATRIEHSGHLDVWLLDEGDDEQAKALCAELGVRHFTRHGIPEWNRPKGVHKARTKHGNYNAWIAMHGDAYEFFASVDTDHVPLPNFLQRMLGYFRDPDVAFVVGPQVYGNYTNPVTKAAESQQFLFHALIQRAGNRYRAPMFVGTNNVVRVAAVKQIGGLHDSITEDMATGFELHRRRNPKTRRYWRSVYTPDVLAVGEGPASWTDFFTQQTRWSRGTYETLFKQYWRAPFTMPWGRLFSYTLMLVYYPMTAVNWLLGIVSCVLFLWFGASGTQVSASVWLMLYSDAAALQVGLYLWNRRHNVSPHEPEGSGGLAGMAMSALSAPIYLRSLGAALLRLPCRFVVTPKGDDASPDRLLTFRIHLFWTVVLASSLTASWVLDHSHAAMRTWAFLAMAISLAPVVVWACTRHRERRASVVYRAERPVAAARLADGKEAALATQPTPAPSVSGTTTGGN